The Salinigranum rubrum genome contains the following window.
GCCATCGCGAGTTCGGAAACCCGCTGAGTCGTAAGTGGGCCGGACACACTCACACTCTCCAAATGTAGTATCGAATTATCAATATTCCGTGGCCCTCAGAAGAATGGTAAGCCAGATTCACCTGTTGTGACAGTGCGTCGGTGCTTCACGCAATTTCAATCAACAAGCGAATCGGGTTACGGGACGGAAAATAGTCTCATCTTGCTTCAGAACGCTTTGAGCGGCTATTTAACTAGAAGGTTAAATAGTAGTAGGTCATACGCTCAACCGGATGGTTGAACAAGAGCCAGACGACCTGGACCTCGACGCGGTTTTCCAGGCACTCTCTCATCCAATTCGTCGGTCAATCCTCGAACAGTTGGCCGATGGCCCAGAGAGTGTGAGCGACTTGGCCGAGCCTCACGACGTTTCCCTACCTGCCGTATCCAAGCACCTGCGCGTGCTGGAGGATGCTGGGTTAATCGACGTCGAGAAGGACGGTCTCGTTCGCCGCTGCCACCTCGACGCCGTACCGCTTTCCGCGGCGTTCGGGTGGTTGACACAGTACCGCGTCTTCTGGGAGGATCGGTTAGATGCGCTGGCCAACCATCTGGAAAACGAAGACCAATGACAGACAACGTCAGCGAAGATGACGGATCGTCCACAGAAAACTCGGCGGGCGAAGAACGAAGCATAACCGTAAACCGCGTGATTGAAGCGCC
Protein-coding sequences here:
- a CDS encoding ArsR/SmtB family transcription factor; the protein is MVEQEPDDLDLDAVFQALSHPIRRSILEQLADGPESVSDLAEPHDVSLPAVSKHLRVLEDAGLIDVEKDGLVRRCHLDAVPLSAAFGWLTQYRVFWEDRLDALANHLENEDQ